The Budorcas taxicolor isolate Tak-1 chromosome 2, Takin1.1, whole genome shotgun sequence genome window below encodes:
- the ZSWIM2 gene encoding E3 ubiquitin-protein ligase ZSWIM2 — MLRGGCKASERRKHLIDRLSWQQGQALSSTIYLLREMGPTAFLLREEEPENRDFRVSLGNPHVCNCSTFLKGGELCKHICWVLLKKFRLPRNHESALQLGLVEREINDLLQGIHRVQTPQREMNNENPQIEEDGYIKQKEISSDDICSICQEVLLEKKLPVTFCRFGCGNSVHIKCMKILANYQDVTLNSSMLKCPLCRKDFGPLNLILEEFKNSNKLVTASEKEGLDKHLGIPCNNCQQFPLEGKCYKCTTCIEYHLCQDCFDSCCHLSHSFMFREKRNQKWRLLGKRSDKTVKYVDIKNEIEEKMPHFQEKQDHIYTPKHVVKSLPLFLITKKSKLLAPGYQCRLCLKAFRRGQHTRLLPCTHKFHRKCIDSWLLHKCNSCPIDGQVIYNPLIWKNRAVNGHVHHSVSNTDITHLPKREEPELFIPGTGLVLKQNKPGILPILPQRNSEKLNTPQSPNDTYQNITIDNLYSIKLDDSNSRKSIYECKINQHFSSYLQDLPTGSFGKTSSQTLFPSIDHKNIIHPTEMKNPCINKKHHTSQSQKMNKSCKGTNHNSKKILGNKVREDNMRSNTLLPDLNLIVNWGTTKLSLSNRYNNCMGKIRPKCSHLSRRPISHPLNTKSPELSLILKGVHL, encoded by the exons ATGCTTCGCGGGGGCTGTAAAGCCTCTGAGAGGCGAAAACACTTGATCGACCGCCTCAGCTGGCAACAAGGCCAAGCGCTGAGCAGCACCATCTACCTTCTGCGAGAGATGGGCCCCACCGCCTTTCTGCTGAGAGAGGAGGAACCGGAAAACAGGGATTTCCGA GTTTCTCTAGGAAATCCTCATGTTTGTAATTGTTCCACATTTCTGAAAGGAGGGGAACTTTGTAAGCACATATGCTG GGTCTTGTTGAAAAAATTCAGGCTCCCAAGGAATCATGAAT CTGCTTTGCAGTTAGGTCTTGTGGAAAGAGAAATCAACGATTTGCTTCAGGGAATACATCGAGTTCAAACTCCCCAACGagaaatgaacaatgaaaatCCACAGATTGAAGAAGACGGTTACATTAAACAGAAAGAGATCAGTTCAGATGATATCTGCTCTATTTGTCAAGAAGTACTTTTAGAGAAAAAGCTTCCTGTCACCTTTTGCAG GTTTGGCTGTGGCAATAGTGTTCATATAAAATGTATGAAGATCTTAGCTAATTATCAGGATGTGACATTGAACTCTTCCATGTTGAAATGTCCTCTGTGTAGGAAAGACTTTGGACCATTAAATCTTATTTTAGAGGAATTCAAAAACTCTAACAAACTTGTGACTGCATCTGAGAAAGAAGGATTAGACAAGCATCTTGGAATTCCTTGTAATAACTGTCAACAATTTCCACTTGAGGGGAAGTGTTACAA GTGTACCACATGTATAGAATATCACTTATGCCAGGATTGTTTTGATAGCTGCTGCCATCTTTCTCACTCATTTATGTTTCGTGAG AAGAGAAATCAAAAATGGAGATTGCTGGGGAAAAGGTCagataaaactgtaaaatatgtCGATATTAAAAATGAGATAGAGGAAAAGATGCCACATTTTCAAGAAAAGCAAGA CCACATTTATACACCAAAACACGTGGTAAAGTCACTGCCTCTCTTTCTGATCACAAAGAAGAGTAAACTGCTTGCTCCGGGATACCAGTGTCGACTTTGTTTGAAGGCATTTCGTCGTGGCCAACATACGAGACTGCTACCGTGCACTCACAAG tttcataggAAATGTATTGACAGTTGGTTACTCCACAAGTGCAATTCATGCCCTATTGATGGACAAGTTATATATAACCCTTTAATCTGGAAAAATAGAGCGGTGAATGGACATGTACATCATTCTGTTTCAAATACAGACATCACTCATCTGCCAAAAAGGGAAGAACCAGAACTTTTTATTCCTGGTACTGGATTagtcttaaaacaaaacaaacctggaATTTTACCTATCTTACCTCAACGTAATTCTGAAAAATTGAATACACCTCAGAGTCCAAATGATACTTATCAGAATATAACAATAGACAATCTATATTCTATCAAACTAGATGATTCAAATTCAAGAAAATCAATCTATGAATGTAAAATTAACCAACATTTTTCCAGCTATCTCCAAGATTTACCCACTGGATCCTTTGGAAAAACATCATCTCAAACACTTTTTCCTTCTATTGATCACAAGAATATAATACAtccaactgaaatgaaaaacccATGTATAAATAAGAAACATCACACTAGTCAAAGCCAGAAGATGAACAAAAGTTGTAAAGGAACTAACCACAATTCAAAGAAGATTCTTGGTAATAAAGTAAGAGAGGACAACATGAGATCAAATACTTTGCTTCCAGATTTAAATCTTATTGTCAATTGGGGTACAACAAAACTTAGTTTGTCTAACAGGTATAATAATTGTATGGGGAAGATTAGACCAAAATGTAGTCATTTATCCAGAAGGCCTATATCTCACCCTTTAAATACAAAAAGTCCTGAGTTATCTTTAATATTGAAAGGTGTTcacttataa